CGGCCGATGGCGACCCCGGGGCCGATCACGGTGTTGGGGCCGACCACCGAGCCCGCGCCGATGGCTGCGCCCTGGCCCACCACGACCCCCGGGCCGAGGGCGGCGCCAGGTTCGATGCGGGCCTCCGGGGAGATGGCTGCCGCGCCGAGATGCCGGCGCACAGGGTGCAGGACCGCGGCCACGAGGGCGTAGGCGCCCTGCGGATTGCGATGGACGAGGGCCAGACAACCTGGCGGCAGGTCTCCGGCCAGGGACTCCGGCGTGAAGCAGGCCGTCGGGGGCGCATCGTGAAGCGCCTCCAGGAAGGCTCGGGAGGTGACGAAGGCCACGGCGCCAGGACCGCCTCGGGACGCGATGGCGACCCGGTCGATCCCGACATCCGCGGCGCCCGCCGGAACGGGAATCCCGGCCAACTGGCAGACCGCCTCCAGACGGAGGGGGCCGGCCGACTCGAAGAAGCGCGGATCAGGCATGAGGTTCATCCTTCCTGACCCGCGCCGGGGACGCCAGCCCTCAGGGCTTCTTTGCGGGCTGGGCCGCGGCCGGAGCGGCGGCGGCCTGGTCGAGGCGCTCACGGTCGAAGGCGAACTGGGTGATCTTGGCGTTCAGGCCGGTGATCACAGATGGGGTGATGTCCATGGCCGGATTGGCCAGGATCACGGAGTCACGCTGCAGCAGCAAGCTGCACCTGGCCTGCTGGTAGGAGGCGCGGATCACCGGCTCCAGCTCCTGGCCGACGCGGGCCAGGGCCTTCTGCTGGGTGGCCTGCAGCTCGCGCTCACGCAGCTGGGCCTTGCGCTGCCAGGCGTTGGCGCGGACCTGGAGGCTGGCGCTCTTCTGCTCGAAGGCGCCGGGGTCCATCGTGGCCTTCTGGGCGTCGAGGGTCTTGGCCTCGTTCTGGATGGCGGTCTGCTCGGAGGTGAGCTCGGTCTGGACCTGCTGGGAGATCTGCTGGAGGCGCGTCTGGACGTACTTGCCGACGGTGGAGGAGCCGATGGCGCCGTCGAGGGACAGGATGCAGACGCCGGCCAGGGCCGGACCATGGTTGACCGGCGGCGGGGCCGGCGGGGTCTGCGCCTGCGCCGGCGCAGATGCCAGGAGGACGGCCGCGGTGGCGGCGAGGAGAGCGGTCTTTTTCATGTGCAGGTTCTCAGAACTTGGTGGTTTGCGAGAAACGGAAGGTCTCGACCCGGTCGTAGTCCTCGCGCTGGAGGATATGGCTGAAGTCGAAGCGGATAGGTCCCATGGGTGAGCGCCAGAACACCGACAGACCGGCCGAGGCGCGGAGCGACAGGTCGTCGTAGATGCCCGGGATCGGTTGGCCGTCGGACCCGATCTTCATCGAGTCGTCGAGCAGGCCGAGTGTACCCACATCGGTGAAGAGTGAGGCGCGGATCCCGTACTGCTGGGGAATGAAGGTCGGGATGGTGAGTTCGGCCGAACCGATGGCGAAGGCCTCGCCGCCCAGGGCGTCCGAGCGGCCGAAGCTGGTGTCCCGGGGGCCGATACCCGCCACCCGGAAGCCGCGGAAGCTGTTGCCGCCCTTGTAGAAGCGGTCGTTGATCCGGATGACGTCGTCGCCCCAGCCGGCGATGTAGCCGGCGCTGCCGGACAGGCTGAGGACAAAGTCCTTATTGAAGCCGTAGTACCAGCCGCCCTCAAGCTCGCTGCGCAGGTACTTCACGTCGCCCCCCAGGCCCGCAAAGTCCTGGGCCATGCTGACGAAATAGCCCCGGGTCGGACGGACCGGGTCGTTCCGGTGATCCAACGTGACCTGGTACCCCAGGAGCGATGTCGTGTAGCGGCCCCGCTGGTCACAGAGGGTCTGCGAGACCTGCTGTTGGGTGGGATCGCAGTAATAATCCGGAACCTGGACGTCATCCTCGCGCAGGACATAGCGCATGGTCATGAAGGCGTTGCCGGTCAGCGGGAAGCCGATACGGACGTTCGTGCCCAGGGAGCTGGTCTTGTAGGACGAGTAGTCCGACAGGTCGTAGACGAAGTAGTACAGGTCCACGCCTGCGCGGAGGTTCCGGTCAAGGAAGCGGGGCTCGGTGAACGAGAAATCCAGCTGCTTGCGGTAGGAGCCCCAAGACACCCGGGCCCGGGCGTCCTGGCCCCGGCCCCGGAAGTTCCTCTGGGTAATGCCCAGATCGATCATCAGCTTGTCCACCGACGAGTAGCCGGCGCTGAAGGTGAGCTCGCCCGTGGGCTGCTCCTCGACCTTGACCAGCAGGTCCGTCCGGTCGGGGCTGGCGGTGGGTGTCTCCTCGATGGTGACGTCCTTGAAGAAACCCAGGGCCCTTAGGTTGCCCTTGGACCGGTCGACCAGGGCCCGGTTGTAGGCATCGCCCTCCACGAGGTTCAGCTCGCGGCGGATGACGGGATCCAGGGTCTGTGTGTTTCCGACGATGTCGATCCGGTTGACGTAGACCCGCGGCCCCTCGTTGACCTGGAAGACCACGTCGACGGTCCGGGTTTTCGGGTCGGCCACATAGCGCGGCCGCACATCGACGGCGGCGAAACCGGCCGCGCCGGCGGCGAAGGTCAGGGCGTCGGTTGCCGACTCGATGCTCTCGTCCTCGTAGAGGTCGCCGCTGCGGATCGGCACAAGCTGGGTCAGGACGGCGGTGTCGAGCTTCTTCAGCTCGGTCTCCACCGAGATCTTCCCGAACTTGTACTCGGGGCCCTCCTCCAGGGTGTAGGTCACGGCGAAGCCGTTGCGGGCGGGCGACAGCTCGGCGATCGCGGAGATGACCCGGAAATCGTAGAAGCCGCGGTTCCTGTAATGCTTGCGCAGCTGTTCCTTGTCGTACTCCAGCCGGTCGGGGTCGTAGTTGGCGTTGCTGGAGAAGAACCGGTACCAGGCGGACTCCTCGGTCACGACCACGTCCCGCAGGTCGTTGTCCGAGAACTCGACATTGCCGAGGAAGTTGATCCCGAGGACGCCGCTCTTCTGGCCCTCGTCGATCTCGAAGATAAGGTCTACGCGCTTCTGGGGAAGCTCGACGATCTTGGGCGTCACCGTCGCGGCGATCCGGCCCGAGCGGCGATAGAGCTCGATGATTCGCTGGATGTCCGACTGGACCTTGGCGCGGGTGAAGATGCCGCGCGGCCGGACCGTGATCTCATCGCGCAGCTTATCTTCCTTGAGGCCTGAATTCCCCTCGAAGACCACCCGGTTGATGATCGGGTTCTCGACCACCTGGATGGTCAGGTCGCCGCCGGAAAGGCCGACCTTCACGTCAGAGAAGAGATCTGTCCGGAAAAGGGCCTTCAACGCCAGGTCGATACGCGCCGGGTCCACCGTGTCGCCCACGCCGATCGGCAGGTAGGACAAGATGGTCGACTGCTCGATACGCTCATTCCCGGACACGATGATCCGCTGCACCGTTCCCTGTTGGGGTCCCGCGGCCTGGGCCTGGGCCGGTCGGGGAGCCAGCACTGCGCCCCCGGCCAGGAGGATCGCCAGTCCGGAAACGAGGGCGGCGCTGCGGGCGCGTCGAATTTGCATGGTCTGGGCCATCACCGGAGAAAAGCGCGGGATCAGGAGAACAATCCGCCAAAGAACTGGAACACCTGCAGCCGCTGCAGGTCGTTCCAGGTGGCGAACAACATCAAAGCCAGCACCAGCGCAAGGCCCACCCGGTATCCGAAGGCCTGGACGCTGGCCGACAGCGGCCGGCGGGCGACCGCCTCGTAGGCGTAGAACACCAGATGCCCCCCGTCGAGGATGGGGATGGGCAGCAGGTTCATGAAGCCGACGCCCACGGAGAGGACGGCGGCGAGGGCGACCAGGTTGGCGCCGGCGTAGAGCACCTTTCGTCCCAGGTCCGGCGCCGCCTCGGCCCCGGCCTTGGCGATCTGGCCCGACATCTGGGCGATTCCCAGGGGACCATTGAGCTGCTCGGCGGACATCTGGCCGGTGATCATGCGCCCCATGGCGTAGACGCTGGTCGTCAGGACCCGCCAGGTCCGGTCGACGCCCTTGGCGACAGCCTCCAGGGGGCCATAGGCCTGGCGTACGACCTCGCCGGTCGGGCCCAGGCCCAGGCGGCCGACGCGGGGGGCGCCGGGCTCGCTTTCGATGCGCCGCCACTCCGGCGTCGCCGTCAGCCGCACGGTGTCGCCGTTCCGCTCGAGCACGAAGTCCGTGGGGGCGCCGCCCCGCACCTGGATCACCTCGATAAGGTCCTGGAAGGAGCCGATGCTGCGCCCTCCGGCCTCGACCACACGATCGCCCTTCTGGAAGCCGGCCGCCTCGGCGACGCTGCCCGGCTCGACCGCGCCGATCCGGGGGGCGAGCGTGCGCTCTCCGAAGGTCATGAAGAGGGCGGCGAAAAGGGCGATGGCCAGGAGGAAGTTGGCGGCTGGTCCCGCGGCAGTGACCAGGGCCCGCTGCCAGACCGGCTTGAAGTGATAATGCCGGGCCAGGGCCTCCGGCCCGCCCTTGGCCAGGATCTCGGACTTCATGGCCTTGAGGCCCTCGGCGTCGGGGACACTGGCGGCATTGGCGTCGCCCGCGAACATGACGTAGCCGCCCAGGGGGATCCAGCCGACACGCCACTCGACGCCCGCCCGGTCCCGGCGGGAAAAGACGGCGCGACCGAAGCCGATGGAGAAGCGCTCCACCGCCACGCCGCAGGCCCTTGCGACCAGGAAGTGCCCCAGCTCGTGCACCGTCACCACGAGGGACAGGACAAGGATGAAGGGGGCGAGGTGCCAGATAAAGTCCGTGATCACGCCCATGGTCAGGCAGCTCCCCGGGCAAGGCGCGCCTTCACGGCGCCTTCGGCCAGTCGGCGACCGATGCGGTCAACCTCGCGCGCCCGCTCAAGAATGTCGTCGGGCGCGTTGTCTGGGCTGTCGTCCGGCATGTCGTCTCCCAGGTGCTTCGAGCCTGCTTTATCGAGGGTTTCCGACACGATTGAGGCAATATCGAGATAGCCGATCCGCCGGTCAAGAAAGGCCTCGACTGCGACCTCATTGGCGGCGTTGAGAAGGCCCGGCGCCGCTCCCCCCGCGCGCAGGGCCTGCCGGGCCAGGTCCAGGGCCGGGAAGCGAACGGGGTCCGGCGCCTCGAAGGTCAGTCTTCCGAGCTGGCCGAGGTCCAGGCGGGGCGCAGGCCAGGCCAGGCGGTCCGGCCAGGCGAAGGCCACTGCGATCGGCGTGCGCATGTCCGGCGTCCCGAGCTGCGCCAGGCTGGAGCCATCGGCATACTCGACCAGGCTGTGCAGGATGGATTCCGGGTGCACCACCACGTCGATCCGGTCGGCCTCGACGCCAAAGAGGAAGGCCGCCTCGATCATCTCGAGGCCCTTGTTCATCATCGTCGCTGAGTCGACCGAGATCTTTCGGCCCATGTCCCAGTTGGGATGGGCGACGGCTTCCTCCGGCGTGGCGGTCGCCATGCGCTCGGCGCTCCAGGTGCGGAAGGGCCCGCCCGAGGCGGTCAGGACCAGTCGCGCCACGCTGGCCGCATGCCGAGGATCCAGGGCCTGGAAGATCGCGGAGTGCTCTGAATCGACGGGGATCAGGGCCCCGCCCGACATCCGCGCCCGGCGCAGGAGGGCTGGACCTGCACAGACCAGGCTCTCCTTGTTGGCCAGGGCCACGATGGCGCCGGCGTCCACCGCCGCCAGGGTGGGGGCAAGGCCGGCGAAGCCGACGATCGAGGACATCACCCAGTCCGCCGGCAGGGCGGCGGCGGAAACCACGGCGGCTTCCCCCGCCTCGACCGTGACGCCGGAGCCGGCGAGCCTCTGCTGCAGTTCGGAAACGCCCGCAGGGTCGGCGATCACGACCACCTCGGGCCGCCACTTCAGGGCCTGCTCAGCCAGGAGGGCGACATTCCGTCCCCCGGTCAGGGCCCTGATCCGGACAGGGCGGCCGACCGCTTCCAGCAGGTCCAGGGTGGAGACCCCGACCGACCCCGTCGACCCCAGGATGGAGACCGTCCGCGACGGACTCAATGCCCCCACCCCAGGTGGTTCACCAGCCGGAAGACGGAGAGGATGACGACGACGAACATCAGCCCGTCCACCCGGTCCAGAAGGCCCCCATGGCCCGGAATCAGGTCGCCGGAATCCTTCACCCCGAAACGGCGCTTGAGCATGGACTCCCAAAGATCCCCGGCCATGCCGGCCAGGCCGCCGCACAGCCCCGCCAGGGCCGCAGCCCAGGGATTCAGGCTGAAAACAGGCAGGGCGGTCAGGCAGACCGCGGCAAGGGCGGCGGCGACCAGCCCTCCGAGGAAGCCTGACCAGGTCTTGTTTGGCGAGAACCGCGGCCAGAGCTTGGGACCGCCCACCAGATTGCCCACGAGGTAGGCGGCGATATCAGCGGCCCAGGCGATGGCGAAGGTCATGAAGATCCACCACTGGCCCTGGGGCATGGACCGCAGCCAGATGAAGCAGACCGCTGCGGCGCCGATGTAGATCACGCCCAGGGCGGCGTTGCCGGGACGCTCCGAGACCCCGCGGGCGATGACGGCCGCCAGTGCGCCGCCGACCGCCAGCACGCCCCAGGCGATGAACATGTTGTCCCTCTGGGCGAAGAAGACGGCGGTCAGGACCGCCGCGCAGACCGCCGTAGACACTCGGGCCTTGGCGGACGGGGCGGTCATCCCGCCCCACTCCACGCAGAGCATGGAAACCGCCGCCACGACCATCAGGAGGAAGGGCCAGGCGGGCTGTCCGGGCCCCATCTCGAACCAGACAGCGGCGAGGGCGGCGGGCAGGAGCACCGCGGCGGAAGCCACCCGGACACCCAGGTTGCTCCAGTCGAACGCCCTAGCCGGCGACAAGGACGTCATCGGAGACGGCTCCCCCGAAGCGGCGGTCACGCGCCCGGAAGGCGGTGATGGCGGCGGCAAGGCTGGCCTCGTCATAATCGGGCCAGAGAATGTCCTGGAACACGAGTTCGGCGTAGGCCGCTTCCCAAAGGAGGAAGTTGGAAAGGCGCTGCTCGCCCGACGGCCGGACGATCAGGTCCAGAGGAGGAAGACCGGCGGTCGAGAGCGCGCCGGCGAAGGCTGTCTCGTCGATTGACGCCGGGTCCAACCTCCCCTCGGCGACGGCTTCCGCCAGTCGCCGCGCCGCGTCGGCGATGTCCGCCTGCCCGCCATAGTTGAAGGCGATCTGCAGGAAGAAGCGGTCATTGTCGGCGGTCCGGCGCTCAGCCTCCTCCAGGAGGGCGACGAGGTCCGGGGACAGGCCTTCCCGTCGACCGAGGGCGCGCACGCGCACCCCTTCCCGCTCGAGCCGCTTGAGGTCGGAATCGAAATAGCGCTTGGGCAGGGCCATCAGTTCCTGGACCTCGGCGGCGGGTCGGCTCCAGTTCTCGGTAGAGAAGCCGAAGACGGTGAGCCAGCGCACCCCCAGCTTCGGCGCAGCGGTGACCGTTCGCCTCAGGGCCTCGACCCCGGCCCGGTGACCGAGGGTCCGCGGAAGGCCCCGCTTCTGGGCCCAGCGGCCATTGCCGTCCATGACCAGGGCGACATGCAGAGACGCATCCCCGGCGGCGCTATCGGGCGCCGGTGCGGATCGATCGCGGGATGTCCTGGACCTCGCGGCCATGTCGCCTCCGACTGCCCCCGGGCCTAGACCTGCATGATCTCTTGTTCCTTGGTTTTCAAGGCTTCGTCGACCCTCTTCACGGCCTCGTCGGTGATCTTCTGGACCTCGGACTCCATGCGCTTCTGCTCGTCCTGGCTGATGACCGAGTCCTTCTCCGCCTTTTTCAGGTCGTCGTTGGCGTCGCGTCGGACGTTGCGGATGGCGACCTTCTGCTGCTCGGCGTACTTGGCGGCGATCTTGGCCAGGTCGCGGCGGCGCTCTTCGGTGAGCGGCGGGATCGGGATGCGCAGGGTCTGGCCCTCGACGACCGGGTTCAGGCCCAGGTCGGAGGACCGGATGGCCTTCTCGACGGAGACCACGACCCCACGGTCCCAGACGCTGACGCTGATCGAACGCGGCTCGGGAACGGTGACGGCCGCAACCTGGTTCAGAGGGGTGGTCGCGCCATAGGCCTCGACCATGATCTGGTCGAGCAGGCTGGCCGAAGCCCGGCCGGTACGCAGGCTGGCGAACTCTTCCTTCAGGGCGGAGACCGCCTTGTCCATGCGGTCACGGTAGCGGGACAGTTGAGGCTTTTCGGCAGGCATGGCGGGTTCCCGGATTGCGGTCAGTTAATGGTGGTGAAGACACCCTGGCCGGTGAGGACTTTCATGAAGTTGCCCGGCTCGCGGATCGAGAAGACCACGATCGGGATCTGGTTGTCGCGCATCAGGGCGATGGCCGAGGCGTCCATGACCTTGAGGTCCTGGGCCAGCACGTCGTGATAGCTGAGCGTCTCGTAACGGCGGGCCGAGGCGTCCTTCTTGGGGTCGGCGGTGTAGACGCCATCGACACTGGTGCCCTTGAACAGGGCGTCACAGCCCATTTCGGCCGAGCGCAAGGCGGCCGGCGTGTCGGTGGTGAAGAAGGGCGCCCCGAGGCCCGCGGCGAAGATCACCACCCGGCCCTTCTCAAGGTGACGCAGGGCGCGCCTGCGAATGTAGGGCTCGCAAACCGCATCCATCGGGATGGCCGACTGGACGCGGGTGTCGACTCCGGCCTTCTCCAGGGCGCCCTGGAGGGCAAGGGCGTTCATGACCGTGGCGAGCATGCCCATGTAGTCGGCGCTGGCCCGCTCCATCCCACGCCCCGCCAGGGAGACACCGCGAAAGATGTTGCCGCCGCCCACAACGAGGCAGAGCTCGACGCCCGCATCGACCACTTCCTTGATGTCGGCGGCGACCCGGTCGAGGGTCGCGGTGTCGATGCCGAAGAGGGAGTCCCCCATCAGCACCTCGCCGGACATCTTCAGCAGGATCTTCCGGTAGCGGGGCTTGGGCGCGGTCATGGGCCGATCCGTCAGGTAGGCGCCCCTTCAGGGGTGGGCGGGGAATCTCGGTCGAGTTTACATAAAACGAGGGCGTGGCGCGCGTTGAACGCACCACGCCCCCGAAAGATACGCCGGTTGGGGCGGGATCAGCCCTGGCCGGTCATGGAGGCGACTTCGGCGGCGAAATCGTCCACCTTCTTTTCGACGCCCTCGCCCAGGGCGAAGCGGACAAAGCCATTCACCGAAACGGGCGAACCGGTTTCCTTGGCCACTTCGGCCACCAGCTGCTCGATGGTCTGGTCCGGGTTCATGACGAAGGCCTGCTTCAGTAGGACCACTTCCTCGAAGAACTTGCGGATCCGGCCCTCGACCATCTTCTCGACGACGCCAGCCGGCTTGCCGGAGGCGAGGGCCTGCTCGGTGAAGATGGCCTTCTCGCGCTCGACGGCCGCGGGATCGAGGTCGTCGGTGGACAGGGACAGGGGGTTGGTGGCCGCCACGTGCATGGCGATCTTGCGACCCATCTCGGCCAGCTTGGCCTGGTCGCCCTTGCCCTCAACCGCGACGAGCACGCCGATCTTGCCCAGGTCCGGGACAATGGCCGAGTGCACGTAGGCCGCGACGGCGCCTTCCGGGACGGAGAAGCGGTGAGCCCGGCGCAGGTTCATGTTCTCGCCGATGGTGGCGATGAGGTTGGTCACCATGTCGGAGACGCTCTCACCCCCGGCGGTCTTGGCCGCGGAAATGGCCTCGACGCCATCCTGGTCCAGGGCGATGCCGGCGATCTCCTTGGCCGCCTTCTGGAACAGCTCGTTCCGGGCGACGAAGTCGGTCTCGGCGTTCAGCTCGACCACGACGCCGGTCATGCCCGCGCCATCCTTGCGGACGGCGGCGCCGACCAGGCCTTCGGCGGCCGCACGGTCAGACTTCTTGGCGGCCTTGGACAGGCCCTTGGTCCGCAGCCAATCGATGGCGAGATCGACGTCGCCTTCGTTCTCCTGCAGGGCCTTCTTGCAGTCCATCATGCCCGCGCCAGACTTCTCGCGCAGTTCCTTCACCAGGGCAGCAGTGATCTCCGCCATCGGGAGCTCCTTCGGTCAGGGGTGTCGCCCGCCCCCGGGGGGACGGGCGCAGTTCAGGTGGTTCAGGCTTCAGCGGTGGCTTCGGCCGGGGCCTCGGCGGCCACGACGGGCTCGACAGGCTCCACGGAGGCGCCGAGGTCCACGCCCGAGGCGGCGGCGCCGGCGGCCAGGCCGTCGAGGATCGAGTCGGCCATCAGGTCGCAGTAGAGCTGGATGGCGCGGGCGGCGTCGTCATTGCCCGGGATCGGGTAGGTGATGCCGTCCGGATCGCAGTTGGTGTCGAGGATGGCGACCACCGGGATGCCCAGCTTGCGGGCTTCCTGGATGGCGATGGCCTCCTTGTTGGTGTCGATCACGAACATCAGGTCGGGAATGCCGCCCATGTCCTTGATGCCGCCGAGGGACAGTTCCAGCTTGTCGCGCTCGCGGGTCAGCTGGAGCAGTTCCTTCTTGGTGCGGCTGCCTTCGCCGCCTTCCAGCACGCCTTCCAGTTCGCGGAGGCGGTTGATGGAGCCGGACACGGTGCGCCAGTTGGTCAGGGTGCCGCCGAGCCAGCGGTGGTTGACGTAGTACTGGGCGCAGCGACGGGCGGCCTGGGCGATCGGGTCGGAGGCCTGGCGCTTGGTGCCGACGAACAGCACGCGGCCGCCGCCGGCGGCGACTTCACGCACCTTGACCAGGGCCTGGTGCAGGAGCGGGATCGACTGCGACAGGTCGATGATGTGGATGTTCGAGCGGCTGCCAAAGATGTAGCGGTCCATCTTCGGGTTCCAGCGATGCGTCTGGTGACCGAAGTGGGCGCCAGCCTCAAGCAGCTGACGCATGGAGAAATCGGGAAGCGCCATGGCGTAGTATCCTCTTCTTCCGGTTGACCTCCGCAGGCAAACCCCCCGGACGGGGGACCGGAACGGCGCCGCCGGGATGTCTCCCCGGCTCCACCGAACACCTGCGTGTGGAATGGCGCGGCGTTTAGGCCGGGACGGGCGAAAAAGCAAGTCCCGTAGGGGTGCAGCGCCCGCTAGATGTCCTCGACGAAGACCACGCCGGGTGCGGTCTTGAGGGCTCCACGGACTGCAGGACCCAGGTCGAAGCGCCCGGGAAGCCGGACCTCGATTTCCCGGCCGCCCTCGACCGGCGCCACCAGGACGATCTCGCCACCCCGACCCTGGGGCGCCGAGGTCAGGCGCGCCTTCAGGGCGTCGATGGCCAGGCTGCGGGGCGAGACGTGCACCCTGAGGCCCGCCACGGCGTTCTCGATGGCCGTCTCTACGGGTTCGGCGTCGTCGCCAAAGAAGCGGACCTCACCGTCCCGAGCCTTGGCCCGGACCTTGAGGGACACCGCACGGCCGGGCTCCAGGAGATCCCGGCACCGTCGCAGGGACTCTGGCGGGAACAGCACTTCGTATTCACCGGAAGGGTCCGAAAGGGTGACGAAGGCGAACTTGTCGCCGCTGGCCTGGGAGGCGCGTTCCTGCCGCCGACGCACCACCCCGGCCATGCGGAAGGCCTCGGCCCCGGCTTCGGCCTTGGGGATGACCTCGGTCAGGAGATCGGTCCGGCGCCGGCGCAGGGCCGGCATCAGGTCCTCCAGCGGATGGCCCGACAGATAGAAACCCACGGCCGCCAGCTCCTCGTCCAGCCGGCGGGTCGGCGACCAGGACTCGGTCCGCGGCAGACGGGGGCGCTGGGCCTCCACCTGGTCGCCGCCGAACAGGGAGCCCTGGGAAGACGACCGCTCCTCGGCAACGCTGTGCCCGTAACCCGCCAGGGTCTCGGAGGCCTCGACCAGCTGAGCCCGGTCGCATCCCAGGCTGTCAAAGGCGCCCGCCCGGGCCAGGGTCTCGAGGGTGCGGCGATTGACCTGCCGGGGATCCACCCGCTCGACGAAATCGAAAATGTCGCGGAAGGGCCCGCCCGCCACCCGCACCTCGACCACGTGCTCCATGGCCTGCAGGCCGACATTGCGGATGCCGCCGAGGGCATAGAGCACCTCGCCATCGCCCACGTCGAAGTCGGCGCCAGACCGGTTCACGTCCGGCGGCCGGACCGTGACGCCGAACCGGCGGGCGTCCTGGTAGAAGACCGCCAGCTTGTCCGTGTTCGAGATGTCGAGGCTCATCGAGGCGGCGAAGAACTCCACCGGCGTGTTCGCCTTGAGCCAGGCGGTCTGGTAGCCGATCAGGGCGTAGGGCGCAGCATGGCCCTTGTTGAAGCCGTAGCCGGAGAACTTGGCCATCAGCTCGAAGAGGGTGTCGGCCAGGTCCGGGTCCACCCCGCGCTCGGCCGCGCCGGAGAGGAAACGGGCCCGCTGCTGGTCCATCTCCTCCTTTTTCTTCTTGCCCATGGCCCGGCGCAGGAGGTCCGCCTCGCCCAGGGAGTAGCCCGCCATGATGCGGGCGATGTTCATCACCTGCTCCTGGTAGACGATGACCCCGTAGGTCTCGGTCAGGACCGGCTCCAGCAGCGGATGGTAGACATTCAGCGGCTTGCGCCCGGCCTTGGTGTCCACATAGGCAGGGATCGAGTCCATCGGCCCGGGGCGGTAGAGGGAGATGAGGGCGGTGACCTCCTCGATGGACCCCGGCCTCAGCTGGCGCAGGGTGTCGCGCATCCCCTGCCCTTCCAGCTGGAACACCCCGACCGTCTGCCCGGAGGCCATCAGCTCGTAGGTGGCGGCATCGTCCAGGGGCAGGCCCTCAAGGGAGAAGTCCGCGCCGCGCCGGGCCAGGTGCTTCATGGCCCGGTCGATCACGGTCAGGGTCTTCAGGCCCAGGAAGTCGAACTTCACCAGGCCGGCGCTCTCGACCCACTTCATGTTGAACTGGGTGGCCGGCAGCTCGGACCGGGGGTCCCGGTAAAGGGGTGAAAGCTCGGTCAGGGGCCGGTCGGCGATCACCACGCCGGCGGCGTGGGTGGAAGCGTTGCGGTACAGGCCCTCCAGCCGCAGGGCGATCTCCAGTAGCCGGGCGACGGACTCGTCTTCTTCCCGCGCCTGCTGGAGGCGCGGCTCGAGCTCGATGGCCCGGGCGAGGGTGACGGGGTTGGCGGGATTGGCCGGCACCATCTTGGCCAGACGGTCCACCTGGCCGAGGGGCATCTGCAGCACCCGGCCGACGTCGCGCAGGACCGCCCGGGCCTGGAGGGTGCCAAAGGTGATGATCTGGGCCACACGGTCGCGCCCGTAGCGCTGCTGGACGTAGGCGATCACCTCTTCCCGCCGCTCCTGGCAGAAGTCGATGTCGAAGTCGGGCATGGAGACGCGTTCCGGGTTCAGGAAGCGTTCGAAGACGAGGCCGTAGCGCAGGGGGTCCAGGCCCGTGATCATCAGGGACCAGGCCACCAGCGAGCTGGCCCCGGACCCGCGC
The sequence above is a segment of the Phenylobacterium parvum genome. Coding sequences within it:
- the frr gene encoding ribosome recycling factor, producing the protein MPAEKPQLSRYRDRMDKAVSALKEEFASLRTGRASASLLDQIMVEAYGATTPLNQVAAVTVPEPRSISVSVWDRGVVVSVEKAIRSSDLGLNPVVEGQTLRIPIPPLTEERRRDLAKIAAKYAEQQKVAIRNVRRDANDDLKKAEKDSVISQDEQKRMESEVQKITDEAVKRVDEALKTKEQEIMQV
- the pyrH gene encoding UMP kinase, encoding MTAPKPRYRKILLKMSGEVLMGDSLFGIDTATLDRVAADIKEVVDAGVELCLVVGGGNIFRGVSLAGRGMERASADYMGMLATVMNALALQGALEKAGVDTRVQSAIPMDAVCEPYIRRRALRHLEKGRVVIFAAGLGAPFFTTDTPAALRSAEMGCDALFKGTSVDGVYTADPKKDASARRYETLSYHDVLAQDLKVMDASAIALMRDNQIPIVVFSIREPGNFMKVLTGQGVFTTIN
- the tsf gene encoding translation elongation factor Ts, with product MAEITAALVKELREKSGAGMMDCKKALQENEGDVDLAIDWLRTKGLSKAAKKSDRAAAEGLVGAAVRKDGAGMTGVVVELNAETDFVARNELFQKAAKEIAGIALDQDGVEAISAAKTAGGESVSDMVTNLIATIGENMNLRRAHRFSVPEGAVAAYVHSAIVPDLGKIGVLVAVEGKGDQAKLAEMGRKIAMHVAATNPLSLSTDDLDPAAVEREKAIFTEQALASGKPAGVVEKMVEGRIRKFFEEVVLLKQAFVMNPDQTIEQLVAEVAKETGSPVSVNGFVRFALGEGVEKKVDDFAAEVASMTGQG
- the rpsB gene encoding 30S ribosomal protein S2, whose amino-acid sequence is MALPDFSMRQLLEAGAHFGHQTHRWNPKMDRYIFGSRSNIHIIDLSQSIPLLHQALVKVREVAAGGGRVLFVGTKRQASDPIAQAARRCAQYYVNHRWLGGTLTNWRTVSGSINRLRELEGVLEGGEGSRTKKELLQLTRERDKLELSLGGIKDMGGIPDLMFVIDTNKEAIAIQEARKLGIPVVAILDTNCDPDGITYPIPGNDDAARAIQLYCDLMADSILDGLAAGAAASGVDLGASVEPVEPVVAAEAPAEATAEA
- the dnaE gene encoding DNA polymerase III subunit alpha — encoded protein: MTVGDGFIHLRVRSAYSLLEGATRADALGKLAAGQGMPAVAIADRANLFGALEFSVTAKDIGVQPIIGCALAVRGIGGRAPERWARTPTLVLLAQSETGYLNLSALSSMAFLEADGLEEPSVSWSEVAAHSEGLILLSGGTDGPVDPLFAAGRTSEGETALAAMAEAFGDRFYIELQRHGLASQAAAEPGLVAYAYAHDLPLVATNDVYFPTADLYTAHEALLCIADGAFIGQDERRRVTPEHWFKPAADMRALFADLPEACDNTIDIARRCAFMVKKRDPILPRFPTSEGRTEDEELASQAREGLRVRLATHSPAHPLEAYETRLEQEISVIQKMGFSGYFLIVSDFMKWAVSQGIPVGPGRGSGASSLVAWSLMITGLDPLRYGLVFERFLNPERVSMPDFDIDFCQERREEVIAYVQQRYGRDRVAQIITFGTLQARAVLRDVGRVLQMPLGQVDRLAKMVPANPANPVTLARAIELEPRLQQAREEDESVARLLEIALRLEGLYRNASTHAAGVVIADRPLTELSPLYRDPRSELPATQFNMKWVESAGLVKFDFLGLKTLTVIDRAMKHLARRGADFSLEGLPLDDAATYELMASGQTVGVFQLEGQGMRDTLRQLRPGSIEEVTALISLYRPGPMDSIPAYVDTKAGRKPLNVYHPLLEPVLTETYGVIVYQEQVMNIARIMAGYSLGEADLLRRAMGKKKKEEMDQQRARFLSGAAERGVDPDLADTLFELMAKFSGYGFNKGHAAPYALIGYQTAWLKANTPVEFFAASMSLDISNTDKLAVFYQDARRFGVTVRPPDVNRSGADFDVGDGEVLYALGGIRNVGLQAMEHVVEVRVAGGPFRDIFDFVERVDPRQVNRRTLETLARAGAFDSLGCDRAQLVEASETLAGYGHSVAEERSSSQGSLFGGDQVEAQRPRLPRTESWSPTRRLDEELAAVGFYLSGHPLEDLMPALRRRRTDLLTEVIPKAEAGAEAFRMAGVVRRRQERASQASGDKFAFVTLSDPSGEYEVLFPPESLRRCRDLLEPGRAVSLKVRAKARDGEVRFFGDDAEPVETAIENAVAGLRVHVSPRSLAIDALKARLTSAPQGRGGEIVLVAPVEGGREIEVRLPGRFDLGPAVRGALKTAPGVVFVEDI